From the Terriglobales bacterium genome, the window CCCCAGAACTCCAGGCCGGCGCCTTTGGCTTCGTTTCCGCGGATGTTGCCGGTTTCGTGGCCAACTCGATTCACCACAGCAACGAATACTCCGTTGGCGATGGCATGTGCGCGCTGAATCGTGCGCCAGGCATCGTGTTGCGCGACCCCATGTTGCTCCTTCTCCGCCGGATGCCAGCCGATCGCTGTCGGATAGAAGAGCACCTGTGCTCCTTGCAGCGCTGTAAGCCGCGCGCCTTCTGGATACCACTGATCCCAGCAGACCAACGTTCCAATGCGGCCAACATCAGTGTCGAATGCTTTGAATCCGAGATCGCCGGGAGTGAAGTAGTACTTTTCGTAGTAGAGCGGGTCATCGGGAATGTGCATTTTCCGATACAGACCCTTGATGGCTCCGTCGCTTCCGATCAGCGCTGCAGTGTTGTGATACAGGCCCCGAGTCCGTTTCTCGAAAACTGAAGTAACAACAACTGCCTTGGCTTCCGTTGCTGCCTTCGAGATTGCGTCAGTGGTCGGACCGGGAATTGTTTCTGCCAGGTCGAAGAGGGCAGGATCTTCACGCTGGCAAAAATACTGGGTCCGAAACAATTCTGGCAGACAGATGATCTGCGCGCCATTGCGCCCGGCTTCGCGGATGCGCTGAACGGCCTTCTGCAGATTGGCATCCGGATCCGGCGAGCAGGAAAGTTGAATCAGTCCGACTTGGAAACGATCTTGAGTCATGGAAAGCAAAAACCAAGAGCGAACACGAAGGGCACAAAGGTGACACAAGAGGTCACGAAGAAACTATTGCCAAATCTCTGGAAAGAATTACAAATACGTTCTTCGTGTCCTTCGGAGTCGCCTTCGTGACCTTCGTGTTCGCTCTTCCCGGTCTTACTCGAAAATCAGAATTGCGGCTGCAATTACGGTGGTCCAACGGCCGTGCTTATCCCCCACTGCCGACTGAGTCATGTTGGCCGTGCGCACGATCTTGTTCGAGATGC encodes:
- a CDS encoding carbon-nitrogen hydrolase, which translates into the protein MTQDRFQVGLIQLSCSPDPDANLQKAVQRIREAGRNGAQIICLPELFRTQYFCQREDPALFDLAETIPGPTTDAISKAATEAKAVVVTSVFEKRTRGLYHNTAALIGSDGAIKGLYRKMHIPDDPLYYEKYYFTPGDLGFKAFDTDVGRIGTLVCWDQWYPEGARLTALQGAQVLFYPTAIGWHPAEKEQHGVAQHDAWRTIQRAHAIANGVFVAVVNRVGHETGNIRGNEAKGAGLEFWGGSFLADPFGRVLAEASHDREEILCAEVNLSEIDETRRNWPFLRDRRIESYSGITHRFLD